A segment of the Candidatus Nitrososphaera gargensis Ga9.2 genome:
TGTACTTCATGGTAGACATGGTGAGGGTAGGCAGCATTCTTTTCAATAAAATCTTATTGGTCACAAGCAGGCTATGGTTAAAAGCAGGCTACCCCTGATTGCTATGCGTGGTTCGGCTCCAGCGGTCCAATACGGACAAGATAGAAGACGCAGACATTATCGTGATAGGCGTACCTGACGAGTCCAAGTCGCACGCCAAGCGCAAGGGCACCAGCAGGGCGCCAGACGTTCTGAGGATAGCTTCAAACGAGTCTGAATTTTTCGAGCGCGGTGGCAAGCGGATCCCGACGTTCCCAATGCGTGGAACGTTTGAGCACAAGCGCATATTTGATGCAGGAAACGTCGCAAGCAAGCAAGAGCTGCGCAAGATGGTTTCAGACATTGTTTCACGCGGCAAGCTGCCGGTAATGATAGGAGGAGACCACTCGCTCACCACAGAAACGCTGCATGCCGCGTCAGGCGCCCTTGGTAAAAAGCTCTCGCTTTTGTATTTTGATGCCCATCCCGACTTTGTGTCGTCCACAAGGAACTATTACGGGTCGGTACTGACTGATTCTGCGCAATCACTCAACCTGCGCAAGAGCGTGCTGATAGGAACCAGGGCAGCAGAGCCGGAAGAGATTGAAAATGCAAAGGTCGCGGGGTTAAAGATCGTAAACCCGCTGGACGTGGTCGAGCTTGGGGTAAAAAGAATAGCGCAGATGATAAAGACGCGCACTGCAGGATCCAAGACATACATTTCAGTGGACCTTGACTGTGTCGACCCGGCGTCTGCCCCTGGGGTTTCAGTTCCCTCGCCTGCCGGGCTTGCAGCCATCGACCTGATCTACCTGCTTAACAGCATCATAAGCGGCGGGAACGTCATCGGGATCGACATCGTAGAACTTACTCCAGATTATGACGTAAATGGCATGACTGCCGCGCTTGCAGCAAGAATACTGTCAGAATGCATCGCGTCAGTTTAGAGCCTTCTGCACTCTGTCCAGCAATACTCTCATGCTCACCGGCTTGATCATGATATCCACGATACAGTTATTTGACTTTAGCTCATCCACCTTCTCCCTCTCAAGATCATACGCGCTCAGCAGGATCGTTCTTGCGTTGCCCAGATCGCGTATCTTGCAGGCAATGTCATCGCCAGTGCTATCTCCAAGCCGATAATCAAGCAGTACAACGTTGATGTTTTTGCTCCGCAGCATGTGATCCGTGTATTTTTCTATGCATGCCCTGCCTGAGCTGGCAGTCAGCACGTTGTAATGTTTTTTCAGTGCTGCGGCATACATGGTGAGCAGGTCTGCTTCGTCATCGCAGACTAGCACCGTTGGCTTCTCCATTACTTCATTCTATGCACAAGACTCTGTTCTATATAAACAGGATTAAGTAAAATCTTCTATAAAGAAGCATAAGGTCGAATTTATTTACGTCTACAGGGGTTGATGATTGCACGTGAGCAGCAAGAGGACATTTTCAAAAAACAGCATCGCATTGCTGGTTTTGACGGGCGCGATTGCAGTGTCGCTGTCGTTGGCATCGTTCCAGTATTCGAATTTCACCGCAAACGAGATACTAAAGATCGCCAGCGACAATGTCAGGTCAAACGCAAGGATCCAAGTGAACGACCTTGAAAGCGTGCTGGTGCACAGGCTGGATTCTGTCACGTCAAATCTCGAAGTGATCTCCAAGGCCCGCTCGGTGCAGAGCAACGAATTTGAGCGCGGACAGGCGCTATTCAATGCTGCTCAGGATTCTACCGCCAACCTGACAAATTTTTACATGTGGCTTGACGGCGAAGGCAGGATCGTATGGCTCAGCAACATAAACCAGACAGCCTACGAGCAGTTCAGGGGAACGGACCTGAGCCAGAGAGCGTATTTCATTGAAGCAAGGAACAGGCAGGACGGCGCTTACTACAGCAGCGCCATAGATTCTAATGACAACATTACAAGAATATACATATCCTATCCAATCCTTGGCACGAGTGGAGAATTCATAGGGGCAGCCGTGGCAGGGATAAGGGTTGACACCTTTGGGATGTCGCTCCAGGACCAGCTGTCGCCAGAAACGCAGAGCTCGGTGGGCATGACAGACAGAAGCGGCATGATATTATATTCTGAGTCAAGCGAGTTAATAGGCAAAGACGTTTTTGGCCCAGAATTCCAGTCGCTCCTGCTGCCGGGGCTGAAGGATTCTTTTAACAGGTTCCTGACCGAGTCGCTTCAGGGGCAATCGGGCATACAGGACTTTACTGTCGGAAACGCCACATACAGCATAGCGTACGAGCCCATAATTATCGGGGGTGAGCAGTTTGGCACTCTTTATGTGGTGACGCCACACCAGTTTGCCGACAACGTCAGAGCTCTGGCAGACCAACAGAGGGACTTTAGCTCCGTCATGGTGATCGTGATTGGAGTTGCAGCCATTGGCGTAGCGGCGCTTGTGCTGGCATGGAACTCTAGGCTGGAAAGAGTGGTTGCCGCAAGAACGTCGGAGCTGAAATTAAAGACCGACGAACTAAAGAGATCGTACGATTCCCTCGCCGCTGCCAACGAGCAGCTCAAGGTGCATGATAGGCTGCAAAAGGAATTCATCAATGTCGCCGCGCACGAGCTCCGGACCCCGACGCAGGCGATCCTGGGGTATGCAGAGCTCCTGCAGATGAGCCCAGAGGACAGGGACGAGATGATCAGGGCAATATACCGCAACTCTGTCCGGCTCCAGCGGCTGACAAGCGACATACTGGATGTTACAAGGATAGAAAGCGAGGCATTCAAGATCGACAAAGAAAGGTTCAACCTCAAAGACGTGATACTTGGCGCAATACAGGATGCCAAGAACCAGCTGCCTGATGGCAGAATCGAGTTCGTGTACGAGCCGACCGATATCTACGTGCACGCCGACAGGGGCAGGATAACTCAGGTCATATCAAACTTGCTTGATAACGCGGCCAAGTTCACCAAGCGGGGCACGATTACGGTGTCGACTGAAAACAAGAACGGCCAGGCCGTTGTGAGCGTTCAGGACACGGGCAGTGGTATCGACAGCGACATTATGCCGCGGCTCTTTAGCAAGTTTGCCAGCAAGTCGGACAAGGGGACCGGCCTTGGGTTGTTCATCTCAAGAAGCATAATAGAGGCGCATGATGGAAGAATCTGGTGTACAAACAACAGCGATGGCAAGGGCGCCACATTTGCATTCAGCCTGCCGCTGTCGTCATCATCACAGACCTAACCCGGTGTTGAACGACTGGGTTTTACTCTTATTGTTTACCTGTTGAGTTAGCTTGCTCAGGCTCGCCATGATCTCGGCTTCTTGCGTAGAGTATATCTTTTGGTCGATGACACCGGCTTCATAGTCTGACATCAGCTTTAGCAGCCTTGCCTTGAGCACCCTCGCCTGCTCGCGTACCTCCTGCTCGTAGGCTAGGCTATTGCAATGCTGCAATATTGCGTCAAGCGTCAGTTTCATGATAATGAGTTCCAGTATCATGCCACATCAACAGAATGAGTACGGCGCCCAAGGCCCGCTCCGGTGCAGTGTCATTATTCCCTCCTTTTCAAACCTCTCTCTCAGCTCTTTTACCTTGGCGTCAAAGATCTGTATTTTGTTCCTTTCTACAAGGTATGCTGCGTTTAGCACGATCTCGGCAACGTCATTTTTCAGTAGTCGCTTGTCGACTGCCACCTCTGCAAGCGAGTCGTTTATCTCGCCAACCATCTTGTCTATCTTCATCAGCGTCTCATTTTTTACGGCGTCTTCCAGCCTCAGCTTCAAAAAGTATGACGTGCCGGGCTTAGCAGATGAGATCTCTTGCTTTATCTTCCTTATCTCCTCAGAAGACTGCTCGGCCTGCTCCCTGATCTTTTTCAGGCTCGACTTGTTGAGAAGCACCTTGATCCCTATCTCGTCCTTGCCCCGGAGGCTTGTCAGCTTGGCATGGTAGTCCTTGTACGAGCTGGCAAGGAGTTTCTTTATCCCTGCTTCGTTTTTCAGTATCACCCCGAACCTGACTGGGAGCACCGTATTGGCTTCCCGCGCAGCCTCGACCACTCGCTGATGCGCAACAATGTCGTTCAAGTTAGATTCCATCTGTTTGAACGGGATTGTGCTGACCACTGCTGCAATGTCCTTGTAGTAGATGGTGTAGACAGTGTTTTCCCCGATGCCGATGTTGCCAAAGTTGCCGATCGGTCTTTTCTCTTCCCAATCTATGATGCAATAGATGTATCTGCCGTCCACCATCTCTCCATCACTATTTCTTTGCGGTCAGCGTGGCGAGCAGCCGTAGGGTTGCAAGGTCGACGCCGGCCACCACAAGAGTCACATCGCCGGCGATCACAGTCCCCTGATCTATGAGCTTGTCAACCACGTCAACAATCGTCACCTGCCTTTGGTTTTCCGACTGCTGTTGGAACCTTATGCTAAGCTCCTCAGGCTTGACTCCAAACTTGTCTGCAATGTCGGCTGTCCTCTCCCTTATCTGCATAAACGCAAGCCCGAGCCTCTCCACCTCCTCGGCTGTCAGGGTACCGGATTCGACCCTTCTGACAGCCTGCCTCTCAAGGATATCAGTCATAGTCTGAACAAGCGTTAGCACCAGCTTTGCCAAGCCGTGCTGCAGCTTTTCAGCGTCCGGCCCCTCAGGCTTTTTTTCAAGTGCAAGCAAAATGTTGTTGTTATTGTTGCTATCAACGCTACTGGTATCCAAGCTCTTTCTTGCCACCTCCTCCAACAATCTTTTTCTCTTTCTTTTCCAACTCAGCCTTTTCCCTTGCCCACTTTTCCCACGGCAGCTCTATGCCGTAGCGCTTGGCCGTTTCAAGCGACGCTATCACAAGATTTACTTTGAGCGAAAGCAGGTCGACGCCAGCAAAGGCGACGGTGATGTCGCCGTTGATCACGACGCCCTTGTCAAGAATTCTGTCAAGCAAGTCGAAAAGGCTCAGTTGCCTTGCTGGCAGCTCGTGCCGATTGCTGCTAAGCAAGGTCTTCACCTAGCCCCAACGTCCCACGCCTTATCTTGCAATATGAGCAGATGCCACTGTCCTTAAACCAGTGCTTTGGGCAGAAACCCTCAAGGTAGTGCTCCGGTATGGACTTGGTAAGGTGCATGGCGGCGATGTCAAAAGGCGTCCCGCGCTGGCATTCAGGGCACCTTGTAAAGACCCACCCGTTACCCATCGCACCTTTCAGGCCTACTTCCTCATACTTGCCACATACAATGCAGACGGCCAAACCCGATCAACTGTTTTTTCTTTGTTATTTACCAGTCGATGTTTGGGCTGCCACCAGTGCAGGCGGTCCGGCCAATCCGAGCGCGGCTGCATACCGGAGGAACGTGTCCACGCCTGCCACGACGATTCTTGCCCTTACGACGAGTATCTCGATTCCTACTAGCGAAACTGAAAGGTTCGCGTCGATCACAAGGCCCTTGTCAAGCACGCGGTCAAGCAAGTCGAAGATAGAGAGAATCGGCCTGAAACTTTGCTGCTGTGACATTCAATTATTCACTATTTGGAATCTAGAATAGTTGAGTAGATAAGTCTTCTGGCCAAAACAGTAGTTTGTACTAGAAGATTGTTATGGCAGATTAGCCTTTACCTCTAGAGCCTCTATCGCAGGCCGGAGTGCTGTTGAAAAGTCGTGATTGGGGTTTTTCAGCACAAACACTTCTGACGACAGGGCACGCAGGATCTCGGTGTAGAACGGAATCGCCGTAATGACCTTGGCGTTAAAAAGCGTTTCAAGCCTCGCCCTGACCTTTTCCTTGTCTACGCCCGGAGGTATCATGTTTGCGATCAGGATCTGGGGCTTTTCAAGCACCCGCGTGACTTCGAGCATGACGCCGGTCCCAAAAATGTCCTGGCTGTCCATCCTCGATATTATGATGTTCATGTCGCAGATGCCCATCGACACGAGCGTCGACTTTTCGATGCCGGGGTGTGTGTCTATTATCATGTAGTCAAGGCGGTGCAGGCGCGAGATCACGGCCAGCGCATCTCGGAACATCCCGATCTCGTACCCCTTGGAAAGCACCTTGATGATGTCCTCTGCCTTGAAGCTGGCCGGGACGAACACCAGGCTGCCCTGCTTCAAGTTCATCTTTTCGGTCAGGTCTATCGCAATATCCTCTGAAGAGCACAGGCCCAGCAAATAGTCATTAAGGGTGTGCTTTATCTCGTCAGGCGTCATTTCAAAGAGCACGTGGAGGCCGGGCCCGGCTAGGTCGAGGTCAAGCACCCCGACGCGCCTGCCTTCAAGCGCAAGCAGCACGGCCAAGTTTGCGGTGATCGTGCTCTTGCCAGTGCCTCCCTTGAATGAATGAACCGCAATGTTGAGCGTCATTTTGTAGCAAGCTGCCTCCTCAGAGATTTAAAGAATTCAGATTCAGTCACCTTGCCTGCTTCGTACTTGATGGCATCTATCAATGTTGGGTGGAGCTCTATCTTTTCTATGGTCTCGTCCCCGATGATATTTTCCCTCAGGCCATCTATCAGGCGCTGGAGACCTTCGAGTCCCTTTTCGATCCTGCTGTCCACTTCGCGGCGCATCCTCTTGTAGCTTATCTGTTGGTTGATGAATTGCTGCCGCGCCCTTATCAGATTCCTCGATTCCTCGACCTGCTTCTGGTAGCGCTCCAAGGCTTCGTTCCTCTTGCGCAGGGCTTCTTCACGAGCCTCTGTTAGGCTCGTTTTCATGGCGCCTATCTTTTCCAGCGCGTCGCGCCTTAGCTGGTTTATCGTCCTCTGGTTGTCGGTTATCTGCGGCAGCTGGTCCGGCGTAGGCGGCTCTGACCGGCGGAAGCGCACCGGCAGGCTGAATGCAAATGTGGCGCCCTTGCCATCACTGTTATTGCCGGCCCATATGGTGCCCCCGTGGGCCTCTATTATGCTCTTTGCAATGAACAGTCCAAGACCTGATCCTTTTTCCGACCTTGTCGTGAATTTTTGAAACATCTTGTCCTTTATCGACGGATCAATGCCCCTGCCGTTGTCCTTCACGCTGACTATCACGTTGGATCCAGAAAGGTGTGTGGAAACGACGATGCTGCCTTCACGCTCGTCGATGAACTTCATGGCGTTGTCGATGATGTTGAACAGCACCTCTCCGATCTTGCCCCTGTCGCACTCGACCATGAGTATGGGCTCGCCGGGCTCAAACAATATTATGGGCTTTCTGGCCTCTTTATCAACCCGCTCGCCTACGATGTGCATGATGAGTGAGTGTATATCAGCGGTCTCTATATCAGGCACCTTGGCGAGCTGCTGTCTGTATTTCTGCTCCACATCCGCTATCACCTCAGAGATCAGCGTGTTCAGGTTCGCCTGCTCGACGTACAGCCTGAGCCGGCCTGTCTCTATCCTGCTTGCCTGCAGTATGTCCTCCGACAATTTCAGCAGCCGCTCGGCGTTGCGGCTAATGATCGCAAGTTCTTCCTTTATCGAGCTGTTGTTGCCCAGCTTTGACTCTATCAGCTCAAGCCCTCCAAGAATCGGCATGATGGGCGTCCGGAGCTCGTGCGCGGCGATGTTGATAAACTCGTCTTTCAGCCTGTCCGCTTCGCGCAGCTTGTCGTACAGCTCCCGCTGCTTCTGTATGTATTCGTCCTTCATGCGGTCGGCTTCTCTGAACTTTTCATAGGCCGCAGCCTGGTCCCAGAGGTTGTCAAACATCGTGACAAGAGGCATGGCGGCCGAAGGGCTTGAAGAGTAGATGCTTACGGCATCGTGCCCGTCCCTCATTATTCCATATTCCAATGTGGCCTTCCTGTCTACTATCAAAATCTCCTGCATCTCTGCCCTACCCTCACGGTGGATGTACCTGACCGCAACATTGTTGGTGTTTGCAGTCAGCAGCTTGACAGAGGCAGTGGTTAGCACCCGCACCTGCACGCCGCGCTTGGCGGCATCTTCAAGCGATTGAAAGATTGAATGTAGCATGCTCGCCCGGTCTGAGGAGGGCAGAGGAGGAGGCAACAGCAGCATGATCTCGCTGCCAGCCGAGTTTACAAGGTCAACATATAACTGGTGAGCGTCTGTAGGGCTCCTGATAATGTCTGGCGCGCCCCTATCCCCGGCGTTAGGCAATGCAGACACAAATGTGGAGGATGATGCTTATAAAATAATAGGATAGAATTTTCTGTAAGATTAGAGGCTCTCGATAATAGGCTTTAGATGGTCGGGCAGCTCTGGGAGCTCGCCGGTGTGGCTGACGTTGTTCTGCAGCACGTCTGCGCCTATCCTGCGTACCTTTTGTGTGCCTATCAGGGTGTCTATCGCCCGCTCGATCTCCTTTGGCGACAGGGTGTCCTTGAGTTTTTCCTTCAGCACGTTTTCAGAGTCGTACTTGTCTATCGCATACTGCACGAGGATCAGCTTGTCGTTCATCGAGAGGGTCGCCATCCCCTATCACAAAGGGCAGACGGGTAATAAAGTTTCAACTAGGTTTATCTCTGGCGGCCTACTAATTCCAGCCATGTCCGACCCTGTTGCGCAGCTCGCAGAACTGCCTGCAAAAAACTGCAAGGTGCAAAAGGTGCAGCCTGCAGTGTTTGCGTCTGACGCAGAAGTAAATATTATAACAGTCACTGTCGTGTGCCCTGACGGCGCGACCCATAAGATCAGGGCATACAGGGAACAGGCGCAAGCGGTCAGGGAATTTGTTAGGACAGAAACGTAACTCCAATCTAGAAGCTTGTTACACTAGGCTTATCCAGAACGGAGACTTGAGGATCCATACTTTGTTTGAATCGCCGCTGACTGACATTCTTGTCAACGCTGGCACCGCGCTCATTTACATCACCGGCCTTATTGGGTTTGTGGCTTGGCTGGAACGCGGAAGGGCAAGGCGCAAGACTGCCATGACTGAAACCCAGTGACTTTACAATTGTAAAGTATATCCTTTATCTAACAATAGCCCCTAGCTTGTGTGTATGTTCAAAGATCCGGTATGCAACATGATGGTGGACGAGAAGAAGGCCAAGTTCGTGTCAGAATCGGGAGGCAAAAAGATCTATCTCTGCTCGGCAGCCTGCAAGAGCCAGTTTGATGCAAATCCTAAAAAGTATGGCTACTAGCGGGCCGGTGCATGGACTTGCCTCTTCATTTTTTCAAACATCCGGTGGTAGGTTGTAATGACTAGCACGCAAAAGGCGCGCTTTAAGGTGGTTGGTATGTATTGCACCACCTGCAAGCCCATAGTAGAAAACCAGCTGAAGGGCAACCAAGCCATCAAAAAGGTAGAAATCAACTTTATGACAGACAGCGTCATTGTAGAATACGACCCTGCGCTGATAACAAAAGAGGAGATAAAAGAGAGGCTGCAGAACTCGGGCTACCAGTTTGTAAGGCTGGCTACCTAGCTTCTGTATAGACTTCTTTTAGTTCCTTGTCTGTATAGATCTGTTCGTTCCTTGGTTTTGTTGCCGCAAAGCTTGGCCTGTACCTTCCAAGCAATAGCGAATTGCTCACCACAGAGACGGAGCTCATCGCCATCGCACCTGCCGCCAGGAACGGGAGCCACCCATACATCTCTGCCCCAAAGAAGGGCACTAGCGCACCTGCCGCCACCGGTATGAGCCCTGTGTTGTATGCAAACGCCCAGAAGAGGTTCTGCTTTATCTTGGACACTGTTTTCCTGCCAAGCTCAAAGGCGGATACCACGTCGCGCAGGTCGTTCTTTATCAGGATAATCCCACCAGTCTCCTTTGCCACGTCCGTCCCGGAGCCTATGGCTATCCCAAGGTCAGCCCTTGCAAGCGCGGGGGCATCGTTTATCCCATCGCCCACCATCGCCACGACTCTGCCTTCTGATTTTAGTTTAGCAATTACTTCTTCCTTTTGCTGCGGGAGCACCTGCGCTATGACCCTGTCAATGCCCAGCTTGGTCGCTATGGCCTTGGCGGTCCTTTCGTTGTCGCCTGTCAGCATTATCACCTCGATTCCCATCTGCTTCAAGGCATCGATTGCTTCCCGGGCGTTTTCCTTGACAGTGTCCGCCATGGCAATGACGCCAGATAGCCTGCCGTCTATCGACACCAGTGTGGCAGTCTTGCCCTCTATCTCCAGCCTGCCCATGGCAGAACTGACTTGCTCTGCCACTACCATCCCGCTGTCAGCCATCATTTTTCTGTTGCCTATCATTATGGTGTGGCCGGCATAGCCTGCCCTCAGCCCGTGCCCCGAAACGGCTTCAAACGATTCTGGACCTGCAACCACGATGCCCTGCTCTTTTGCCTTCCTCACCACGGCCTGTCCAAGCGGGTGCTCAGAGCCCGACTCTGCGATGGCGGCCAGCCTGAGCAGCTCCTGCTCGCCCACGTCTGACAGTGTAATGATGTCGGTGACTTCTGGTTGGCCTTTTGTCAGCGTGCCGGTCTTGTCAAAGACAACAGTCCTCACCTTTCTTGCCATCTCTAGGTGCTCTCCGCCCTTGAATAGGATGCCGTTCTCTGCCCCCTTGCCTGCCCCCATCATCAGGGCCGCCGGCGTCGCTATCCCAAGGGCGCACGGGCACGCAATGATAATGACTGACACAAACGCCAAGAGCGAAAACGTCAGTCCTATGCCGCCTATGAAATACCATGCCAGCGCCGAAGAGACTGCTACCGCCACCACGGCAGGGACAAAGTACTTTGCCACATGATCGGCCATCTTTTGCATCGGTGCCTTGCCGGTCCTTGCCTCCTCAACCAGCGCAATGATCTGCGACAAGACCGTATCTTGGCCTACTTTGGTGGCTCTGGCCTTTAGCAGGCCGCTCTTGTTTATCGTTGCCCCAATAATTTCAGAGCCGGCCGACTTGTCCACAGGTATCGATTCGCCCGTGACAGCCGATTCATCGACAGACGATATGCCTTCTGTTACCGTCCCGTCGGTCGGTATCCTCTCCCCCGGCCTTACAACGAATAGGTCGCCTTCATGCACTTGCTCGACTGGAACCTCTTCCTCTTTTCCGTCTTTGATTATCCGAGCCATCCTCGGCTGCAGGTCAAGTAGCTTCCTCACTGCGCTTGATGCCTTTTCCTTCGTCCTCGTCTCTAGCAGCCTGCCTATGAGTATCAGCGTGATGATTATGGCGGCAGTCTCAAAGTACACGCCTTCAAACGGGAACGCTGTTGGCAGGAACGTCACCACCGTGCTGTAGAGGTAGGCTGCAGTGGTGCCTATCGCTATTAGGGTGTCCATGTTGGAGGCCTTTGCCTTGACCGCGTCCCATGTCCCTTTGTAAAAGCGCCAGCCTGCCCAGAACTGGATGGGCGTTGCAAGTGCAAGCAGAATGAAATTATTAACCTCTATTGGCAGGAACATGATGTAAGTCAGAATCACGACCGGAATTGTAAGGGCGATGCTGGCTGCAGTAACCATCTTTAGCTTTCTGAGCTCCTTCTCTGGAGCAGTGAATTCATTCAGGCATTGTGTGCTGCAGAAAAAGTACTCCCTACCATCTACAGTGTGCTGTATGGCGTCGGGCTTTTCCTCCACAAACATGCCGCAAACCGGATCCTTTGCCATGCCGATCCCTTGGATCTCCTTTTATATAGGGACAAGGCTTTACAATTGTAAAGCCCAAACAGGTCCAACAGTTACAGTAAATCTTGAATGATTGGAGAGATTTCTTTTATCTGCATGAACATGACGACTGTTCAATGACAAACAAGACAGTGCTGATTCTTGTAGCCGCTGCCGTGACCATCATCATCGCCGGAACTGCAGTAGCAATTCCATCTTTTACACAAACTCCGGCAAACACTACAAGTCTGCAAAACATTTCAAACGCGGAACTGGGCTCTGTGCTCAAGCTGTCAAGCGCAAGCGTGCTCATGGACATACCACTGATCAAGGGGTACGAGAACGGAAACGAGATATTTTTCATTGGGACTGACGTGTCAGACAAAGACCTTGCGGCTCAGCTGACAAACATGACAGGGTTCAAGGTAAACCATGCGCCGCTGCTTGCGCAGACGCCGCTAGACGCACGCGGGCAGGTGTACATATTTGAAAACGGAATCGAAGGGAATGGGCCGCTAGGGTTCCAGCTTTCGGTGACAAACGCAAAGCCGGGAGACGAAGGATACAGTCCACTGCAGCAGGTCAACTTGATCAGGTGGACCGACGAATCGGCTACTACAGAGCTCAAATCAGTTGAAGAAGTAATGGAACATGAAGAGATGGGGCACCTTGTCATCAACCAGACAGGCGTGATAGCAAACCAGCCTGCTATCCAATGGAACGGAGGCTCGCTTACAATAAGGGAAGACAGGGACAGCATCAGCGACGACTCGCCGTACATGGGCGGGCAGGTGACAGGGATCGACACTGAAAACATGACTGTCACGTTCGTGGCGCACAGAGGATGGGGGCCTGATGGCAAGACCATCTACTACATCGTGACTGACGCGACGCCAGAAATGCCAGGCACCATGATGGGCGTCCCGTTCGTGGCTGCAGACGAAAAGCTGGCGGCAACCCCGGTTGCGGTAGACCTGTTCCAGTTCATGAACGGGATCAACGGAACCGGCCCAATGGGATTTCAGGCAGGAATCGGCGGTGCAAACCCTGATGACGCAAACTATAGCCCAATGTGGAAGATAAGCTTCATCACGTGGAAGGATCCCTTTCAGGCGCGCGTGTTAGAAACCCAAGCGGACATCAACAAAGCACTGGCCACCGGATCGATAACACTCGAACCGGCAATGGGGGGCAAGCACGTCGTCAACTGCCCGTTCTTTGACCAGCAAACAGTGTTTGAACACATGAGCAAGTGATTCAATCACCCCTTATTTTTCTATTAAAGGAAAACTTGAACGGTTGAACGCTAATTTTATTATTATAAAGATACTACACCTCGATATGACGCAAATGACTACGCTCCAGATAGCAACATTCGGAAGCGAGGGTCAGGAAGGGATTGCTGCAGGCATCAGGAACTTTCCGGTGCACAAGCTGGTTCTCATATGCTACAGCTCGGACAAGCAAAAGGCCGACGAATTTTCAAGAAAGCTCCGCACGGTCCTTGGGATGCCAGTCATGATAAGTGTCATCGCCCGCGAAAACGTCATCAGGGACACTATGGAAAGAGTCGGTGAAATCATCAACATCCACAAAAGCGAGTTCCAGCAGGTGCTCATGAACGTGAGCTGCGGCGACAAGCTGATCGGCTGCGCGGCACTGTCTGCTGCATTTATCAACGGGATCAAGGCGTTTGGCATGGACGCGTCGGGCGCGCCGCTCCTCATGCCGGTGCTCAAGCTGAGCTACAACGAGATAATATCTGAAGCCAAGATAAGGATACTGAAAGCGATCAACGGCATGGGCGGGACGATCGAAAGCTTGGAGCAGCTAGAACAGGCATCCGGCTACAGCAAGCCGCTGCTCAGCTACCACGTGATGGGCTCGCGCGACTCGAAAGGGCTTGCGGATCTGGGCCTGCTTGAAGTGGAAAAGGGTGACAGGGGCAAGATATCGGCCAAGCTCACATCCCTTGGCAAGCTGCTCGTCACCAGCAGCTCGATAAGTGCCCCTCAGGTCAGCGGCTAGCCAGCATTTGCCGTCGCAAGTTGGAACAAATCTTTTAT
Coding sequences within it:
- a CDS encoding GvpL/GvpF family gas vesicle protein, with amino-acid sequence MVDGRYIYCIIDWEEKRPIGNFGNIGIGENTVYTIYYKDIAAVVSTIPFKQMESNLNDIVAHQRVVEAAREANTVLPVRFGVILKNEAGIKKLLASSYKDYHAKLTSLRGKDEIGIKVLLNKSSLKKIREQAEQSSEEIRKIKQEISSAKPGTSYFLKLRLEDAVKNETLMKIDKMVGEINDSLAEVAVDKRLLKNDVAEIVLNAAYLVERNKIQIFDAKVKELRERFEKEGIMTLHRSGPWAPYSFC
- a CDS encoding sensor histidine kinase, giving the protein MSSKRTFSKNSIALLVLTGAIAVSLSLASFQYSNFTANEILKIASDNVRSNARIQVNDLESVLVHRLDSVTSNLEVISKARSVQSNEFERGQALFNAAQDSTANLTNFYMWLDGEGRIVWLSNINQTAYEQFRGTDLSQRAYFIEARNRQDGAYYSSAIDSNDNITRIYISYPILGTSGEFIGAAVAGIRVDTFGMSLQDQLSPETQSSVGMTDRSGMILYSESSELIGKDVFGPEFQSLLLPGLKDSFNRFLTESLQGQSGIQDFTVGNATYSIAYEPIIIGGEQFGTLYVVTPHQFADNVRALADQQRDFSSVMVIVIGVAAIGVAALVLAWNSRLERVVAARTSELKLKTDELKRSYDSLAAANEQLKVHDRLQKEFINVAAHELRTPTQAILGYAELLQMSPEDRDEMIRAIYRNSVRLQRLTSDILDVTRIESEAFKIDKERFNLKDVILGAIQDAKNQLPDGRIEFVYEPTDIYVHADRGRITQVISNLLDNAAKFTKRGTITVSTENKNGQAVVSVQDTGSGIDSDIMPRLFSKFASKSDKGTGLGLFISRSIIEAHDGRIWCTNNSDGKGATFAFSLPLSSSSQT
- the gvpJ gene encoding gas vesicle protein GvpJ, whose amino-acid sequence is MSQQQSFRPILSIFDLLDRVLDKGLVIDANLSVSLVGIEILVVRARIVVAGVDTFLRYAAALGLAGPPALVAAQTSTGK
- a CDS encoding gas vesicle protein K; this translates as MDTSSVDSNNNNNILLALEKKPEGPDAEKLQHGLAKLVLTLVQTMTDILERQAVRRVESGTLTAEEVERLGLAFMQIRERTADIADKFGVKPEELSIRFQQQSENQRQVTIVDVVDKLIDQGTVIAGDVTLVVAGVDLATLRLLATLTAKK
- a CDS encoding MinD/ParA family ATP-binding protein — its product is MTLNIAVHSFKGGTGKSTITANLAVLLALEGRRVGVLDLDLAGPGLHVLFEMTPDEIKHTLNDYLLGLCSSEDIAIDLTEKMNLKQGSLVFVPASFKAEDIIKVLSKGYEIGMFRDALAVISRLHRLDYMIIDTHPGIEKSTLVSMGICDMNIIISRMDSQDIFGTGVMLEVTRVLEKPQILIANMIPPGVDKEKVRARLETLFNAKVITAIPFYTEILRALSSEVFVLKNPNHDFSTALRPAIEALEVKANLP
- a CDS encoding response regulator, giving the protein MEKPTVLVCDDEADLLTMYAAALKKHYNVLTASSGRACIEKYTDHMLRSKNINVVLLDYRLGDSTGDDIACKIRDLGNARTILLSAYDLEREKVDELKSNNCIVDIMIKPVSMRVLLDRVQKALN
- a CDS encoding gas vesicle protein, with product MLSSNRHELPARQLSLFDLLDRILDKGVVINGDITVAFAGVDLLSLKVNLVIASLETAKRYGIELPWEKWAREKAELEKKEKKIVGGGGKKELGYQ
- a CDS encoding arginase family protein; the encoded protein is MVRLQRSNTDKIEDADIIVIGVPDESKSHAKRKGTSRAPDVLRIASNESEFFERGGKRIPTFPMRGTFEHKRIFDAGNVASKQELRKMVSDIVSRGKLPVMIGGDHSLTTETLHAASGALGKKLSLLYFDAHPDFVSSTRNYYGSVLTDSAQSLNLRKSVLIGTRAAEPEEIENAKVAGLKIVNPLDVVELGVKRIAQMIKTRTAGSKTYISVDLDCVDPASAPGVSVPSPAGLAAIDLIYLLNSIISGGNVIGIDIVELTPDYDVNGMTAALAARILSECIASV